cttactttcatagactgatgaacaaggacccccagatcccattgtacgttgccttttcccaacgacgccatttagatagtaatctgccttcctgtttttttataccaaagtggataaccacacagttatccacattaaacttcatctgccatgcatctgcccattcccccaacctgtccaaatcaccctgcactttcttagtatcctcctcacagttcacactgccaccagctttgtgtcatctgagatCCCAACACTGAAGTCCTTGATGCCTTCCACCATTTTGTCATGACAAATGGACTTGGGTTCCCAATGTAAACATCCACTGGGGAACCACAACACTAAGTCCAGGCATTTTCAAGATGGATTGGAAATATCTGGAATAATAATGGcccaatgcaggagaatgggattggattAGATAGGGCATCACCgtttgcatggacaagttgggccaaagggcctgtgtctgtgatgTTGACTGAATGACTATATCTGCGGTGAGTCTGGTCATCCTAACCACAAATTCAGGGAAATTGGGTGCTCTGTAAAAGAGTAATGTTTACGATGCCCAGCACCAATGCAACTCTGATATTTTCTCTTACTATTTTAGTTTGTTTCCTTAGTCAGTGCTCATTGAAACATTCCCCCTTCACTTCCTCCAGCCTCTGAGGGAGCTTGAAATCTACGGCATGAAGATTGATTCCAAAGTCACGTCTCGATTTGCTCACAATGTGATAATTAGCCGAGTGGTGAATCGAGCCAATGTTTCGAAGGAAGCCTTCTTTGAAATCGAGCTGCCCAAAACGGCCTTCATCAGTAACTTCAGCATGTACGTATCAGCTGCATTATTCCCTCTAAATAAttatttagatttaggtttattattgttacgtgtattgaggtatagtgaaaaacattgtttcacATGCTATCCATTTAGATCAGATAATTCTATACATcaatttcttggagcgcaggaagatgagggttgagcttatagaggtgtacaacattttgagaggaatagatcgggcggacgagtctgttgcccagagttggggaattgagaatcaggggttaaagtgaggggggaaagatttaataggaacctgaggggggaactttttcacacaaagggtggtgggtgtatggaacaagctgccagaggaggtagctgaggcaggtactatcgcaatgtttatgaGGTACTTGCATAGGACAGGCATAGAGGGAAATTGGCGAAACGCAGGCGGGTGAttgtagagtagatgggacatgttggttggtgtgggcaagttgagctgaagggcctgcttccatactgtgtcactctatgactctaatacaatcaaatcagatacaagtacaatagatagaccaAAGGGGataatgcagagtgcagaatatatttcttagcattgtagcgcaccagttaaCATAAAAGGGCTCctctgtgtagcaatgttacaaaattttgagatttaaaaaatcaagtctgcaatttatcccatcagacaaagcataaaaataagtttaatttgacaccaaattcactttcatatcttcagtattaaaaaggttatggccattttcatactgaaattagcaACTTGTTCCCAATTGCTTTTCCATAACaccaaagctgtgatcgaggacagtcaaaagcccataactttcttaaaaattaagagaactgaatgaaattttcagctattatagattgaagcattctgaaacaaatatgaaacaatcttacttggatgacctgaaattaaagcctataattagttagaaacatagaaacatagaaaataggtgcaggagtaggccattcggcccttcgagcctgcaccgccattcaatatgatcatagctgatcatccaactcagtgtcctgtacttgccttctctccataccccctgatacctttagccacatctaactccctcttaaatatagccaattaactggcttcaactaccttcttatttatttatttatttatttatttatttattgtttattttattagaagttaatacagtacaaaacagtacagtgaaacctaa
This Leucoraja erinacea ecotype New England chromosome 16, Leri_hhj_1, whole genome shotgun sequence DNA region includes the following protein-coding sequences:
- the LOC129704901 gene encoding inter-alpha-trypsin inhibitor heavy chain H2-like; this translates as MKTMLSFLLLISIPILISSEFILTESEQPQNDYVDTQTNILRPRTLKKRSIDTHGTEPLRELEIYGMKIDSKVTSRFAHNVIISRVVNRANVSKEAFFEIELPKTAFISNFSMYVSAALFPLNNYLDLGLLLLRVLRYSEKHCFTCYPFRSDNSIHQFLGAQEDEG